ATAAAGAGTACTTTTTAAAAGAGCAATTAAAACAGATCCAAAAAGAGCTTGGAACTGATACTGCCAGAGACGAAGAGATCGAAGAATATCGTAAAAAACTTGAAGCAAAAAAATCTAAAATGCCTGAAGATGCCTATAAAGAGATCTCAAAACAGTTAGAGCGCTTTTCAAGAATGCATCCGGATTCTTCAGATGCTTCAATGACACAAACATATCTTGACTGGGTATTAGATATCCCTTTTGGGTCGATGAGTAAAAAAGCATTGGATATCTACGATGTAGAAAAACAGCTTGATAAAGATCATTATTCATTAGAAAAGCCAAAAGAGAGAATAGTTGAATATTTTGCAGTGAAAGAACTTTTAGAGCTTCGCGGTATTAAGCAAACAAAATCTGCAGGTGCTATTCTTTGTTTTTCAGGACCTCCGGGAGTTGGTAAAACATCATTAGCAAACTCGATTGCTTCTGCACTCAAGCGACCATTAGTACGTATAGCTTTAGGTGGTTTAGAAGATGTAAATGAGCTTCGTGGACACCGTCGTACATATGTTGGGGCAATGCCTGGACGTATTGTTCAAGGCTTGATTGATGCGAAGAAAATGAACCCTGTAATAGTGCTTGATGAGATTGATAAAGTTACTAGAAATGGTAGAGGAGATCCAACTGCTGCTCTTTTAGAGATTTTAGATCCTGAGCAAAACAGTGAATTCCGTGATTACTATACGAATTTCAATATTGATCTTTCAAATGTTATTTTTATAGCAACTGCAAATGATGTAGGTCGTATCCCTAAGCCATTGTTTGACAGAATGGAATTTATTACGGTTAGCTCATATACACCTCAAGAGAAGTTAGAGATTGCAAAAAGATATCTTATCCCTCAAGAGTTGAAAAAACATGGACTGAAAAAATCTGAAGTAACAATTTCAAAACCAGCATTAAAAGAGTTGATACACAGTTATACTCGTGAGGCTGGAGTACGTAATCTACGCCGTAGAGTTGCTCAAATGAGTAGAAAAGCGGCTTTATTACTTTTAAAAGATAAAAAACAAACAAAGATATCTATAGGTGTAAAAAATCTAGACGAGTTCTTTGATAAAACTGTATTTGAGATCGAAAAAACAAATAAAATTCCTGTAGTGGGTGTCGTAAACGGTCTTGCATGGACAGCAGTGGGCGGAGATGTACTGAAAATTGAATCTATCCGTATAAAAGGTAAGGGTACTATGCAGCTTACAGGTAGTCTTGGTGATGTTATGAAGGAGTCTGCTCGTATCGCGTTTAGTGTAGTTAAGACTCTAATAGATACAAAGAAACTAAGAATTTCTCAAGAGAACATACCACTTACATTTAAAGAACAAGAAGATAAAGTAGCTATAGATCCAAGTGAAGTATATAAGCGTTATGACCTTCATGTACATGTTCCAGACGGTGCTACACCAAAAGATGGACCTAGTGCAGGTATTGCAATGGTAAGTGTTATAGCATCGATTTTAAGCTCTGCTAAAATTCGTTCAGATGTAGCAATGACGGGTGAGGTGTCTTTAAATGGAGATGTTCTGCCTATCGGTGGTTTAAAAGAGAAATTAATTGCTGCACACAAAGCAGATATGACAAAAGTTCTTATACCTCAGAAAAACTATGATAGAGATTTAGATGAAATACCTCAAGAAGTAAAAGATGCTATGGAAATAGTAGGGGTAAAAAGAATTGAAGAGGTTCTTAAACAAGTTCTAGTATAGAACTTGTTTAGTCAATTGATTTATACTATTACAGTATTCATTTTAGCAATGAGTTCATCATTGCGAATAGGCTTCATTAAAAAGCCGTTTGCACCAGCTTCCAATGCTTCAGCTTTCTTTGTTTCATCCGTAGTCAGTACAATAATTGGAAGTTGACGTAGAGAATCATCTGCACGTACAACTTTTAACATTTCAATACCACCCATTATCGGCATGATGATATCTAGTAAAATAAGATCGATGTCATTACGTCCTTTTAAAACACCGATTGCATCAGACCCATTTTTAGCTTCTACAACTTCTTTGACATTCCCTGTTTTTAAAAGCATAGACTTTAATAATTTTAAGTTAATAAGATCATCATCTACTGCAAGTACTACTAAATCTTTTTGTGTCATTGTCTAATTCCTTACATATATTTTTCTAATATAGATCTGAGTTTTTCTTTATTTACCGAATCTTCAGAAATAAGAATATCTGCATCTGTTTGTACATCAATAGCATCTTTAAGTAAAGCATCTAGCAAGATTACTTTATATTTATATTGAGCCAGTTTTTCATTTAAAACTTCAGCATTGTTTGCAGTATCATATTCAAATGATAAGTCAGTTAAAATTTTTGCAAACAGTTTTGTATTAAATTTACTATAGTTTGCAATGAGTACATCAGCATCATATTGAAGTGCTTCTTCCTCTTCAGGAGTTAGTTCTTCCTGAGTTTCAACGCTAATAGTTTCTTCCTCTTCTTCTTGAACTGCAACAGGTTCTTCAATTGTTTCTGTTGGTTCTACATCGGCAGTTTTTGTTGTATCGTTCACTTCTTCTTCATACACAATGTAATCAGCTAGAAAATGGTTTAAAA
This is a stretch of genomic DNA from Sulfurimonas sp. C5. It encodes these proteins:
- a CDS encoding response regulator, which codes for MTQKDLVVLAVDDDLINLKLLKSMLLKTGNVKEVVEAKNGSDAIGVLKGRNDIDLILLDIIMPIMGGIEMLKVVRADDSLRQLPIIVLTTDETKKAEALEAGANGFLMKPIRNDELIAKMNTVIV
- the lon gene encoding endopeptidase La, translated to MKLSNYGEFPADIPVIAEDDIFLYPFMISPLFLNDDKNIQAATTAIEGNSLVIVCPTKPEHDGERDYDSLYDAGVVGSIMRKVALPDGRVKVLFQGLARARMQHKVSDEPLIAHVDVIPSVEVNSLKIDAILEVVREKVRTLSSVSNYFPPDLLRTIEENHDHNRIIDLICSTVKLKKDQAYKLFIETNTEKRFLDLIDYLIDEIEANKLQKEIRSKVHTHIEKVNKEYFLKEQLKQIQKELGTDTARDEEIEEYRKKLEAKKSKMPEDAYKEISKQLERFSRMHPDSSDASMTQTYLDWVLDIPFGSMSKKALDIYDVEKQLDKDHYSLEKPKERIVEYFAVKELLELRGIKQTKSAGAILCFSGPPGVGKTSLANSIASALKRPLVRIALGGLEDVNELRGHRRTYVGAMPGRIVQGLIDAKKMNPVIVLDEIDKVTRNGRGDPTAALLEILDPEQNSEFRDYYTNFNIDLSNVIFIATANDVGRIPKPLFDRMEFITVSSYTPQEKLEIAKRYLIPQELKKHGLKKSEVTISKPALKELIHSYTREAGVRNLRRRVAQMSRKAALLLLKDKKQTKISIGVKNLDEFFDKTVFEIEKTNKIPVVGVVNGLAWTAVGGDVLKIESIRIKGKGTMQLTGSLGDVMKESARIAFSVVKTLIDTKKLRISQENIPLTFKEQEDKVAIDPSEVYKRYDLHVHVPDGATPKDGPSAGIAMVSVIASILSSAKIRSDVAMTGEVSLNGDVLPIGGLKEKLIAAHKADMTKVLIPQKNYDRDLDEIPQEVKDAMEIVGVKRIEEVLKQVLV